The proteins below come from a single Arthrobacter crystallopoietes genomic window:
- a CDS encoding very short patch repair endonuclease, with translation MADSLTPEQRSANMSRIRGKNTKPELIVRRLLHARGYRYRLHGSAAGAKLPGRPDLVFAGRRKVIFINGCFWHAHSCKVGQHEPKSNTEFWQAKRSRTAARDAAQRQELHEAGWDVLTVWECEFKKSSDLGSLEERLVGFLG, from the coding sequence ATGGCCGATTCGCTCACCCCCGAGCAGCGCAGCGCCAACATGTCCCGGATCCGCGGCAAAAACACCAAACCGGAACTCATTGTCCGCCGACTGCTGCATGCCAGAGGTTACCGGTATCGGCTGCACGGCTCGGCCGCTGGAGCCAAGCTTCCCGGCCGGCCGGACCTGGTCTTTGCGGGGCGCCGCAAGGTCATTTTCATCAATGGCTGCTTCTGGCATGCGCACAGCTGCAAGGTAGGCCAGCACGAACCCAAGTCCAATACCGAGTTCTGGCAGGCAAAGCGGTCGCGGACCGCGGCCCGGGACGCGGCGCAACGTCAGGAATTACACGAGGCAGGCTGGGACGTGCTGACGGTGTGGGAGTGCGAGTTCAAGAAGTCGAGCGATCTGGGCAGTCTGGAAGAACGGCTCGTCGGCTTCCTGGGCTAG